One segment of Macrotis lagotis isolate mMagLag1 chromosome 1, bilby.v1.9.chrom.fasta, whole genome shotgun sequence DNA contains the following:
- the TMED4 gene encoding transmembrane emp24 domain-containing protein 4, whose amino-acid sequence MAGVGARLLRAAMWHRALLLLLWLALASVQGLYFHIGETEKRCFIEEIPDETMVIGNYRTQLWDKQTETFLPSTPGLGMHVEVKDPDGKVVLSRQYGSEGRFTFTSHTPGDHQICLHSNSTRMTIFAGGKLRVHLDIQVGEHTNNYPEIAAKDKLTELQLRARQLLDQVEQIQKEQNYQRYREERFRMTSESTNQRVLWWSIAQTVILILTGIWQMRHLKSFFEAKKLV is encoded by the exons ATGGCAGGTGTCGGGGCCAGGCTGCTGCGGGCTGCGATGTGGCACCGGGCGTTGTTGCTCCTGCTCTGGCTGGCCTTGGCTTCAGTGCAGGGGCTTTACTTTCACATCGGAGAGACGGAGAAACGCTGTTTCATCGAGGAAATCCCCGACGAGACCATGGTTATCG GGAATTACCGCACCCAGCTATGGGACAAGCAGACGGAGACCTTCCTACCTTCCACCCCAGGGCTGGGGATGCACGTGGAAGTGAAGGATCCGGATGGAAAG GTGGTATTATCAAGGCAATATGGTTCAGAAGGTCGATTCACCTTTACCTCCCATACCCCAGGTGATCACCAGATCTGCCTGCACTCCAATTCTACTCGAATGACCATCTTTGCGGGCGGCAAACTA AGGGTACATCTGGATATACAGGTTGGTGAACATACCAATAATTACCCTGAAATTGCTGCCAAAGATAAATTAACAGAATTACAACTCCGTGCCCGCCAGTTGCTTGATCAGGTggaacagatccaaaaggaacaGAACTACCAGCGG TATCGTGAGGAACGCTTTCGTATGACCAGTGAAAGCACCAACCAGAGAGTGTTGTGGTGGTCCATTGCTCAGACTGTCATCCTCATCCTCACTGGCATCTGGCAGATGCGGCACCTCAAAAGTTTCTTTGAAGCCAAAAAGCTGGTGTAA